The following are encoded together in the Paludisphaera mucosa genome:
- a CDS encoding response regulator has protein sequence MSRTWRAVVVDDHPKLLEIVKRLLATIPGVEVVGEAVSGREAVEAVDRLRPDLVLMDMTMPDMDGLEATRRIVARPNAPAVVIMTVHDMPRYRDAALAAGARVFLSKSLLADQLRRVIADLSPGPGAGEEWS, from the coding sequence GTGTCCCGGACCTGGCGTGCGGTCGTCGTCGACGACCATCCGAAACTCCTGGAGATCGTCAAGCGGCTGCTGGCCACCATCCCGGGCGTCGAGGTCGTCGGGGAGGCCGTCTCGGGCCGGGAGGCCGTCGAGGCGGTGGACCGACTGCGACCCGACCTCGTTCTGATGGATATGACCATGCCGGACATGGACGGCCTGGAGGCGACGCGGAGGATCGTGGCCCGTCCGAACGCCCCGGCGGTCGTGATCATGACCGTCCACGACATGCCCCGATACCGCGACGCCGCGCTGGCCGCGGGCGCTCGCGTTTTCCTCAGCAAATCGCTACTCGCCGATCAACTTCGACGGGTGATCGCAGACCTCTCGCCCGGGCCCGGCGCCGGCGAGGAGTGGAGTTGA
- a CDS encoding PAS domain S-box protein → MKRSPVGNYVAAAAVVAAVVSIIGPVERLVGPGQPLIFFVPAVTIAAWIGGLGPGLLGAALSALICFYFYFPPYRSVRVDSPSDQFQLVLFCLQGVAVSLFMESLHAARRRVEEVSRRAEARRDRLRKSEEEFRTLADAVPQLVWTADPDGNTFWYNKKWYEYTGKTFEDMRGGGWRSVHDQATLPLVMERWSKSLASGEPFDMVLPLRGADGVFRPFLTRVNAVKDAEGRVVRWFGTNTDVTESRRAEELNARLAAIVESSEDAIVGKNLDGVVTSWNASAERLFGYAAGEIVGREVLLIIPPDRLDEESEILGRLRRGVAVDHFETVRRRKDGSLIEVSLTISPIRDAVGRVVGASKIARDISERRRAEKQQIEKLELQSRFAGVAACVPGVVYSFRMRPDGSSCMPFATAAVEDLYGIPASVLAEDFSPVYANVHPDDARVLREDVDESFRRSTPWYSRFRYRHPVKGERWIEGRAALQAEPDGSVLWHGFLMDVTDLVATESAKRDFERLALSVLESLPNNIAVVDEAGRILVVNRAWRRFAEENGAVGRVDEGADYFEVCNAATGEVRPSARAVAAGIRDVLAARRGAFEFEYPCHSPSRRRWFLGRVSPFVGGGPRRVVVSHEDVTAMKVAEERLRYRERMLAQSQAMAHVGSWELDLDDREDLARNALRWSDECCRIFGYEPGQVRVDNDLFLKSVHPDDRDPIAAAMRAMIATGDPYEIEHRITLPDGSERIVHEWAEILADPDGLSSRVVGTCQDVTEQRQVEATLKGWAERLETLSRQVLRAQEDERRRIARELHDEIGQALTALKINLQEAREGRADGPARLDDSIAIVGEALQQVRSMALDLRPSILDDLGLVAALEWYVERKVQRTGLKGRFVAEPEDVRADPEIETVCFRVAQEALTNVARHAHASRFSVELRGGAAGLRLVVRDDGIGFDPAAALRAASRGASLGLSGMQERVELVGGQIEFTSAASTGTEIQVDLPAAPLASHRVDRVG, encoded by the coding sequence ATGAAGCGATCGCCCGTTGGAAATTACGTCGCCGCCGCAGCGGTCGTCGCCGCCGTCGTCTCGATCATCGGCCCGGTCGAGCGGTTGGTCGGGCCGGGACAGCCTCTCATCTTCTTCGTGCCGGCCGTGACGATCGCGGCCTGGATCGGCGGCCTGGGGCCGGGGCTCCTTGGCGCGGCGCTGAGCGCCCTGATCTGCTTCTATTTCTACTTTCCGCCGTACCGATCCGTCCGGGTCGATAGCCCGAGCGACCAGTTCCAGCTCGTCCTCTTCTGCCTGCAGGGGGTCGCGGTCAGCCTGTTCATGGAGAGCCTGCACGCCGCCCGGCGACGGGTGGAGGAGGTCTCGCGACGGGCCGAGGCCCGTCGCGACCGGCTGCGTAAGAGCGAGGAAGAGTTCCGGACCCTGGCCGACGCCGTCCCGCAACTGGTCTGGACCGCGGATCCGGACGGAAACACTTTCTGGTACAACAAGAAATGGTATGAGTACACCGGGAAGACGTTCGAGGACATGCGGGGCGGGGGCTGGCGATCGGTACACGACCAGGCGACGTTGCCGCTGGTGATGGAACGGTGGTCGAAGTCGCTCGCGTCCGGCGAGCCGTTCGACATGGTGCTCCCCCTAAGGGGGGCGGACGGGGTGTTCCGGCCTTTCCTCACCCGCGTCAACGCGGTCAAGGACGCCGAGGGCCGCGTCGTTCGATGGTTCGGGACCAACACCGACGTCACCGAGAGCCGACGCGCCGAGGAGCTCAACGCCCGCCTGGCGGCCATCGTCGAGTCGTCCGAGGACGCCATCGTCGGCAAGAATCTCGACGGCGTCGTCACCTCCTGGAACGCGTCGGCCGAGAGGCTCTTCGGCTACGCGGCCGGGGAGATCGTCGGCCGGGAGGTCCTGCTGATCATCCCGCCCGACCGCCTGGACGAGGAGTCGGAGATCCTCGGGCGGCTGCGTCGCGGCGTCGCGGTGGACCACTTCGAGACGGTCCGCCGCCGCAAGGACGGGAGCCTGATCGAGGTCTCCCTGACCATCTCGCCGATCCGCGACGCTGTGGGGCGGGTCGTCGGGGCCTCGAAGATCGCCCGCGACATATCGGAGCGCCGCAGGGCCGAAAAGCAGCAGATCGAGAAGCTCGAGCTTCAGTCTCGATTCGCCGGCGTCGCCGCCTGCGTACCGGGGGTCGTCTACTCCTTCCGGATGCGGCCGGACGGCAGTTCCTGCATGCCGTTCGCGACGGCGGCCGTCGAGGACCTCTACGGGATCCCCGCGAGCGTGCTGGCCGAGGATTTCAGCCCCGTCTATGCGAACGTCCATCCCGACGACGCCCGGGTCTTGCGCGAAGACGTCGACGAGTCCTTCCGGCGGTCCACGCCCTGGTACTCAAGGTTCCGCTACCGCCACCCCGTGAAGGGCGAGCGCTGGATCGAAGGTCGCGCCGCCTTGCAGGCGGAGCCGGATGGGAGCGTCCTCTGGCACGGGTTCCTCATGGACGTCACCGACCTGGTGGCGACGGAGTCGGCGAAGCGGGATTTCGAGAGGCTGGCCCTATCGGTCCTGGAATCGCTCCCGAACAACATCGCGGTCGTGGACGAGGCGGGTCGCATCCTCGTCGTCAACCGGGCGTGGCGTCGGTTCGCGGAGGAGAACGGGGCCGTCGGGCGGGTCGACGAGGGGGCCGACTATTTCGAGGTCTGCAACGCGGCCACTGGGGAGGTTCGTCCCTCGGCGAGGGCCGTCGCCGCGGGCATCCGGGACGTGCTCGCCGCGCGTCGGGGCGCGTTCGAGTTCGAGTATCCCTGCCACTCGCCGTCGCGGCGGCGTTGGTTCCTCGGGCGGGTCTCCCCCTTCGTCGGGGGGGGGCCGCGGCGCGTCGTCGTCTCGCACGAGGACGTCACCGCGATGAAGGTCGCCGAGGAGCGGCTCCGCTACCGCGAGCGGATGCTGGCCCAGTCGCAGGCGATGGCCCACGTCGGCAGCTGGGAGCTGGACCTCGACGATCGCGAAGACCTCGCCCGCAACGCGCTGCGGTGGTCCGACGAGTGCTGCCGCATTTTCGGATATGAACCGGGCCAGGTCCGGGTCGACAACGACCTGTTCCTGAAGTCCGTCCATCCCGACGACCGCGATCCGATCGCGGCCGCGATGAGGGCCATGATCGCGACGGGCGACCCGTACGAGATCGAGCATCGGATCACGCTGCCGGACGGATCGGAGCGGATCGTCCACGAATGGGCCGAGATCCTGGCCGACCCCGACGGTCTCTCGTCCCGGGTGGTGGGCACCTGCCAGGACGTGACCGAGCAGCGGCAGGTGGAAGCGACCTTGAAAGGTTGGGCGGAACGGCTGGAGACGCTGTCGCGACAGGTCCTCCGGGCCCAGGAGGACGAACGTCGCCGCATCGCCCGCGAACTGCACGACGAGATCGGCCAGGCCCTGACCGCCCTGAAGATTAACCTCCAGGAGGCGAGGGAGGGCCGCGCCGACGGGCCCGCACGGCTTGACGACAGCATCGCCATCGTGGGCGAGGCCCTCCAGCAGGTCCGCAGCATGGCGCTCGACTTGCGACCTTCCATCCTCGACGACCTCGGGCTGGTCGCGGCGCTCGAGTGGTACGTCGAGCGGAAGGTCCAGCGCACCGGCCTGAAGGGCCGATTCGTCGCCGAGCCGGAAGACGTCCGCGCAGATCCCGAGATCGAGACCGTCTGCTTCCGCGTCGCCCAGGAGGCGTTGACCAACGTGGCGAGGCACGCGCACGCCTCCCGTTTCAGCGTCGAGCTGCGCGGGGGGGCCGCGGGCTTGCGGCTCGTCGTCCGCGACGACGGGATCGGGTTCGACCCGGCGGCCGCCCTCCGGGCCGCGTCGCGCGGGGCCAGCCTCGGACTCTCGGGGATGCAGGAGCGGGTCGAGCTGGTCGGCGGCCAGATCGAGTTCACCTCGGCGGCTTCGACAGGCACCGAGATCCAGGTTGATTTGCCGGCCGCCCCGCTCGCGTCGCACAGGGTCGACCGGGTCGGATGA
- a CDS encoding ArnT family glycosyltransferase: MAGHLTSPEKLSPGKTILAGIRIDPAGARTLMTPKLALLTLIATTASLRLLAAWNLGLGNDEAYHFLYAMHPAPSYFDHPPMVAAVETVGLAIVGDPFSPLGLRLGFIALFAGSTWLMARIARRWYGEWPGFFAALALNLSGYYGLAVGSFALPDGPLLFFWLLTLDRIDLALEEPARLRPWAAVGLAWGLAMLSKYHAVFLPVGTVLYLLLRPGRRRLLKSPGPYLAIGLGLLIFSPVIAWNARNGWASFAFQGGRAVGGLSLRPDALLAAIGSQAAYLFPWIWIPLMVVGWRLIAGWRDRDDEHERLALCLCVAPLATFTAVACLRPVLPHWGLVGVLPLFPALGRALAGRAQADPRLTRRRIAFATAFSAALLAATVAEYRWGWLQRGPAGGLGLLTAKTDPTADLYGWDQVAARLDRLGLLDDPRTFVFTKNWYQSAQVAHAIGMRRPVVCYNLEDARGFAFWSAPADWLGRDGVFVMINDDYTPFSFYERWFRSCEALDDFEVTRRGEPVRRVRIFRLNEQRIALPFQYTKEQADERLRLRERLQGQAVTYSPPPEVGSKRHSVRRD, from the coding sequence GTGGCGGGGCATTTGACCTCGCCCGAGAAGCTCTCGCCGGGTAAGACGATCCTCGCCGGCATCCGCATCGATCCTGCTGGAGCGAGGACGCTCATGACTCCCAAGCTCGCCCTGCTGACGCTGATCGCGACGACGGCGTCGCTGCGGCTGCTGGCCGCCTGGAACCTGGGGCTGGGCAACGACGAAGCCTACCACTTCCTCTACGCCATGCACCCGGCTCCGAGCTATTTCGACCACCCGCCGATGGTCGCCGCCGTCGAGACGGTCGGGCTCGCGATCGTCGGCGACCCCTTCTCGCCGCTGGGGCTGAGGCTGGGATTCATCGCCCTCTTCGCCGGCTCGACCTGGCTCATGGCCCGGATCGCCCGGCGATGGTACGGCGAGTGGCCGGGGTTCTTCGCCGCGCTCGCCCTGAACCTGTCGGGCTACTACGGCCTGGCCGTCGGCTCCTTCGCCCTGCCCGACGGCCCCCTGCTCTTCTTCTGGCTGCTCACCCTCGACCGGATCGACCTGGCGCTCGAAGAGCCGGCGCGGCTGCGGCCCTGGGCGGCCGTCGGGCTGGCGTGGGGTCTGGCGATGTTGAGCAAGTATCATGCGGTCTTCCTGCCCGTCGGGACGGTCCTGTACCTCCTCTTGCGGCCCGGTCGGCGACGGTTGCTGAAATCGCCCGGACCGTACCTGGCGATCGGCCTGGGCCTGCTGATCTTCAGCCCGGTGATCGCCTGGAACGCCCGCAACGGCTGGGCGTCGTTCGCCTTCCAGGGGGGGCGGGCCGTCGGCGGGCTGTCGCTCCGCCCCGACGCGCTGCTCGCGGCGATCGGGTCGCAGGCGGCCTACCTGTTCCCCTGGATCTGGATCCCCCTGATGGTCGTGGGCTGGCGGCTGATCGCGGGCTGGAGGGATCGCGACGACGAGCACGAGCGGCTGGCCTTGTGTCTCTGCGTCGCGCCTCTGGCGACGTTCACGGCGGTCGCCTGCCTGCGGCCGGTTTTGCCGCACTGGGGCCTGGTGGGGGTCCTGCCCCTCTTCCCGGCGCTCGGGCGGGCCCTGGCAGGAAGGGCCCAGGCCGACCCGCGGCTGACGCGACGCCGGATCGCGTTCGCGACGGCCTTCTCGGCCGCCCTGCTGGCGGCGACGGTCGCCGAGTATCGCTGGGGATGGCTCCAACGCGGCCCGGCCGGCGGGCTCGGCCTATTGACCGCGAAGACCGACCCCACGGCCGACCTGTACGGCTGGGACCAGGTGGCCGCGCGGCTGGACCGCCTCGGGCTCCTCGACGACCCCCGGACGTTCGTCTTCACCAAGAACTGGTATCAGTCGGCCCAGGTCGCCCACGCGATCGGGATGCGGCGGCCGGTGGTCTGCTACAACCTGGAAGACGCCCGCGGCTTCGCCTTCTGGAGCGCCCCCGCCGACTGGCTCGGCCGCGACGGCGTCTTCGTCATGATCAACGACGACTACACCCCGTTCAGCTTCTACGAGCGCTGGTTCCGGAGCTGCGAGGCCCTCGACGACTTCGAGGTGACGCGCCGCGGCGAGCCCGTGCGACGGGTCCGCATCTTCCGCCTGAACGAACAGCGGATCGCCCTGCCGTTCCAGTACACGAAGGAGCAGGCGGACGAGCGACTCCGGCTCCGGGAGCGGCTCCAGGGCCAGGCCGTGACTTACTCGCCGCCGCCCGAGGTGGGCTCGAAACGCCACTCCGTACGGCGCGACTAG
- a CDS encoding response regulator has protein sequence MERDPIRVLIVDDHALIRAGLRGLLAALPEVQVIGEAVDGRQALELVESLRPDVMMTDISMPGIDGLELTAAVARGPAPTKVLILSMHTERAYADKAMRAGAAGYLVKDSGTAEIELAIRAVARGESYLSPAVTKHVVAGYARMAEAEANDPGPLTPRQRDVLKLIAAGLTTKAIAHRLDISVKTADTHRVQLMERLGIHEIAGLVRYAIRTGLVDHEA, from the coding sequence ATGGAAAGGGATCCGATCCGCGTCTTGATCGTCGACGATCACGCCCTCATCCGCGCCGGCCTCCGCGGGCTGCTGGCCGCGCTGCCGGAAGTCCAGGTGATCGGCGAGGCGGTCGACGGCCGCCAGGCGCTGGAGCTGGTCGAATCGCTGCGGCCCGACGTCATGATGACCGACATCTCCATGCCCGGGATCGACGGCCTGGAGCTGACGGCGGCCGTGGCTCGCGGTCCCGCCCCCACCAAGGTCCTCATCCTTTCGATGCACACCGAGCGGGCCTACGCCGATAAGGCGATGAGGGCCGGCGCGGCGGGCTATCTGGTCAAGGACTCGGGCACCGCCGAGATCGAGCTGGCGATCCGCGCGGTCGCCCGCGGCGAATCCTATCTCAGCCCGGCGGTCACCAAACACGTCGTGGCCGGATACGCCCGCATGGCGGAGGCCGAGGCGAACGACCCCGGCCCCCTGACGCCGCGGCAGCGCGACGTCCTGAAGCTGATCGCCGCGGGGCTCACCACCAAGGCGATCGCCCACCGGCTGGACATCAGCGTCAAGACGGCGGACACGCATCGCGTCCAGCTGATGGAGCGGCTGGGTATCCATGAAATCGCGGGGCTCGTCCGTTACGCCATCCGCACCGGACTGGTCGATCACGAGGCCTGA
- a CDS encoding ISAs1 family transposase encodes MDDRRPLRLHDFLAEVPDPRERSGRRHPLAAILAHACCAILCGCRGYAAIAQWGRDQPIGLMHRLGYLRRPPSYGAVREVFLRLDADAFEAAVARWVDHVLPDVDPDGLRAVAIDGKASRGSRRGAAPAVHLLAALDQATGCVLAQARVPAETNEHKTALRLLKGLALEGRVVTGDAAFCQRDLSRRVVEAGGHFLWKVDANQPTLLADVAAACEPPVSPLRPAAGRRRAR; translated from the coding sequence ATGGACGACCGACGCCCGCTGCGCCTGCACGACTTCCTGGCCGAGGTCCCCGACCCGCGCGAGCGGTCGGGGCGGCGGCATCCCCTGGCCGCGATCCTCGCCCACGCGTGCTGCGCGATCCTCTGCGGCTGCCGCGGCTACGCGGCGATCGCGCAGTGGGGCCGCGACCAGCCCATCGGGCTGATGCACCGCCTGGGCTATCTGCGTCGGCCCCCCTCCTACGGCGCCGTCCGCGAGGTCTTCCTCCGGCTCGACGCCGACGCCTTCGAGGCGGCCGTCGCCCGCTGGGTCGACCACGTCCTGCCCGACGTCGACCCCGACGGCCTGCGGGCCGTGGCGATCGACGGCAAGGCCTCGCGAGGGAGCCGTCGGGGCGCCGCCCCGGCGGTCCACCTGCTGGCGGCCCTCGACCAGGCCACCGGCTGCGTCCTCGCCCAGGCCCGCGTCCCGGCCGAGACCAACGAGCACAAGACGGCCCTGCGACTGCTGAAGGGGCTGGCCCTGGAGGGCCGCGTCGTCACCGGCGACGCCGCCTTCTGCCAACGCGACCTCAGCCGCCGGGTCGTCGAGGCCGGGGGCCACTTCCTCTGGAAGGTCGACGCCAACCAGCCGACCCTCCTGGCGGACGTCGCGGCGGCCTGCGAGCCGCCGGTTTCCCCCCTACGCCCGGCGGCGGGCCGCCGCCGAGCGCGATGA
- the hslV gene encoding ATP-dependent protease subunit HslV — protein MKWHATTILSVRKGGKVAIGGDGQVTLGTQVMKADAVKIRKLLDGQVIVGFAGSAADGFALLDRFEAKLKDHPNNVPRAAIELAKLWRTDRMLRRLEAVLLVVDARHSLLLTGSGDVIQPTDGILATGSGGGYALAAARALIAHSTLSAGEIVRESLLIAGGIDIYTNTNLTVEELPCPSPS, from the coding sequence TTGAAGTGGCATGCGACGACGATCCTCTCGGTCCGCAAGGGGGGCAAGGTCGCGATCGGCGGCGACGGCCAGGTGACGCTCGGCACCCAGGTCATGAAGGCCGACGCGGTGAAGATCCGCAAGCTGCTCGACGGCCAGGTGATCGTCGGCTTCGCCGGCTCCGCGGCCGACGGCTTCGCCCTGCTGGACCGGTTCGAGGCCAAGCTCAAGGACCACCCCAACAACGTCCCCCGCGCCGCCATCGAGCTGGCCAAGCTCTGGCGGACCGACCGCATGCTCCGGCGGCTGGAGGCCGTGCTGCTGGTGGTCGACGCCCGGCACAGCCTGCTGCTGACCGGCTCGGGCGACGTGATCCAGCCCACCGACGGCATCCTCGCCACCGGCTCCGGCGGCGGCTACGCGCTGGCCGCGGCGCGGGCCCTGATCGCCCACTCGACCCTCTCGGCGGGCGAGATCGTCCGCGAGTCGCTCCTGATCGCCGGCGGGATCGACATCTATACGAACACGAACCTGACGGTGGAGGAACTCCCGTGCCCGAGCCCGAGCTGA
- a CDS encoding efflux RND transporter permease subunit: MTLSDVCINRPVFTWVLVIVPLVLGAVSYSELGVDLFPDVDFPVCTVTTVLQGASVEEMESTVTKPIEDIINTVSGIDELRSTTQEGVSIVTVQFQLAKNGDVGTQEVRDKVNTILGDLPEGTDPPIIDKFDTGSMPVMTIAISGRRDFREVTELARKQIKERLETVPGVGSINLVGGRTRAMNVVVDTDRLAGFNLSVEDVRMALLRQNLEVPGGRVDQGPRELVLRTLGRLKTQTEFNDLIIANRNGYPIRVRDVGRAEDSIEEPRSLARLDGDIAVSLVVQKQSGVNTVQLVHDVKERLATLRETLPPDVATEIIRDQSRFIEKSIEEVKFHLMLAAVLVSLTILLFIRDWRTTLIATLAIPTSIIPTFMFMRYMGFTLNNITMLALILAIGIVIDDAVVVHENIFRHMEEDGLDAMTASRKGTREIALAVMATSLSLIVIFLPIAFMGGIVGRFFSSFGGTVAFAVAMSLFVSFTLTPMLCSRFLKLEPAEHGHEAKSKSGPVWRVIDGGYGALLRGALRFKFVIIILAVLTIGSTIPIGKAVGFSLIPRDDQSEYEVSVTTPEGYSLERTSTLMKDLEARVRKLKGTRHIFTSIGSTGGARAVKGAGDVTRATIYVQMEDLEERDYTQFVVQQEARKFLEDYPDLRASVNDVSAFQGGRRPQTLQLNLGGPDLSQLSRYADQLVAGLKKDGRILDLDTTLSLRKPEVQVIVDREAASDLGVPVGTIADSLRVLVGGLPVTRFRDGEEQYDVWLRAGAALRGSIEDIYQLTLPSPTAGLVKLSSLARLVDERGPTEIERLNRERIVTVLGNPENLALGDAVALAQDIIKSVDMAPGYSVVLSGQAKTLAETGYYFAIAFGLSVVFMFLILAAQFESWTQPIAILMALPVTVPFGLLSLYFFRTPLDLYAMFGLFMLVGIVKKNGILQVDATNQLRAAGMPRTEAILEANNTRLRPILMTTVMLVAAMVPMALGRGPGAGARASMAKVIIGGQMLSLILALLVTPVFYALLDQLVNLTRRLGIRFSVEPTAARAPAIPAPQPSWEAVESVR, encoded by the coding sequence ATGACGCTGTCCGACGTCTGCATCAACCGCCCGGTCTTCACCTGGGTGCTGGTGATCGTCCCCCTCGTGCTGGGCGCGGTCTCGTACTCCGAGCTGGGGGTCGACCTGTTCCCGGACGTCGACTTCCCGGTCTGCACGGTGACCACCGTGCTCCAGGGGGCGAGCGTCGAGGAGATGGAGTCGACGGTCACCAAGCCGATCGAGGACATCATCAACACGGTCTCGGGAATCGACGAGCTGCGGTCGACCACCCAGGAGGGCGTGTCGATCGTCACGGTGCAGTTCCAGCTCGCGAAGAACGGCGACGTGGGGACGCAGGAGGTCCGCGACAAGGTCAACACGATCCTCGGCGACCTCCCCGAGGGGACCGACCCGCCGATCATCGACAAGTTCGACACCGGCTCGATGCCCGTGATGACGATCGCCATCTCGGGCCGCCGCGACTTCCGCGAGGTGACCGAGCTGGCGCGGAAGCAGATCAAGGAGCGGCTGGAGACGGTCCCCGGCGTGGGCTCGATCAACCTCGTCGGCGGCCGGACCCGGGCCATGAACGTCGTCGTCGACACCGACCGCCTCGCCGGCTTCAACCTCTCCGTCGAGGACGTGCGCATGGCGCTCCTGCGGCAGAACCTGGAAGTCCCCGGCGGCCGTGTCGACCAGGGGCCTCGCGAGCTGGTCCTGCGGACCCTGGGCCGGCTCAAGACCCAGACCGAGTTCAACGACCTGATCATCGCCAACCGCAACGGCTATCCGATCCGCGTCCGCGACGTGGGGCGGGCCGAGGACTCGATCGAGGAGCCGCGCTCGCTCGCGCGGCTCGACGGCGACATCGCGGTGAGCCTCGTCGTCCAGAAGCAGTCGGGGGTCAACACCGTCCAGCTCGTCCACGACGTGAAGGAGCGGCTGGCGACGCTGCGCGAGACGCTGCCGCCGGACGTCGCCACCGAGATCATCCGCGACCAGTCGCGGTTCATCGAGAAGTCGATCGAGGAGGTGAAGTTCCACCTCATGCTGGCGGCGGTCCTCGTCTCGCTGACGATCCTGCTGTTCATCCGCGACTGGCGGACGACCCTGATCGCCACGCTGGCCATCCCGACGTCGATCATCCCGACGTTCATGTTCATGCGGTACATGGGGTTCACGCTCAACAACATCACGATGCTGGCCCTGATCCTGGCGATCGGCATCGTGATCGACGACGCGGTCGTGGTCCACGAGAACATCTTCCGCCACATGGAGGAGGACGGCCTCGACGCGATGACGGCCTCGCGCAAGGGGACCCGCGAGATCGCCCTGGCGGTCATGGCGACGAGCCTCTCATTGATCGTCATCTTCCTGCCGATCGCCTTCATGGGGGGGATCGTCGGCCGCTTCTTCTCCAGCTTCGGCGGGACGGTGGCCTTCGCCGTGGCGATGAGCCTCTTCGTCTCGTTCACCCTCACGCCGATGCTCTGCTCGCGGTTCCTCAAGCTGGAGCCGGCCGAGCACGGCCACGAGGCCAAGTCGAAGTCGGGCCCGGTCTGGCGGGTCATCGACGGCGGCTACGGCGCGCTGCTGCGGGGGGCGCTCCGGTTCAAGTTCGTGATCATCATCCTGGCGGTCCTGACCATCGGCTCGACGATCCCGATCGGCAAGGCCGTGGGCTTCTCGCTGATCCCCCGCGACGACCAGAGCGAGTACGAGGTGAGCGTCACCACCCCCGAGGGCTACAGCCTCGAACGAACCTCGACGCTCATGAAGGACCTGGAGGCGCGGGTCCGGAAGCTCAAGGGGACGCGGCACATCTTCACCTCGATCGGCTCGACCGGCGGGGCCCGGGCGGTCAAGGGCGCCGGCGACGTCACCCGGGCGACGATCTACGTCCAGATGGAGGACCTGGAGGAGCGCGACTACACCCAGTTCGTCGTCCAGCAGGAGGCCCGCAAGTTCCTGGAGGACTACCCCGACCTGCGGGCCAGCGTCAACGACGTCTCGGCCTTCCAGGGGGGCCGTCGGCCGCAGACCTTGCAGCTCAATCTCGGCGGGCCGGACCTGAGCCAGCTCTCGCGGTACGCCGACCAGCTCGTCGCCGGCCTGAAGAAGGACGGCCGGATCCTCGACCTGGACACGACGCTCTCGCTCCGCAAGCCCGAGGTCCAGGTGATCGTCGACCGCGAGGCCGCCAGCGACCTGGGCGTGCCGGTCGGCACGATCGCCGACAGCCTCCGCGTCCTCGTCGGCGGCCTCCCCGTCACCCGCTTCCGCGACGGCGAGGAGCAGTACGACGTCTGGCTGCGGGCCGGCGCCGCCCTGCGGGGGTCGATCGAGGACATCTACCAGCTCACGCTCCCCTCGCCCACGGCCGGCCTGGTGAAGCTCTCCAGCCTCGCCCGGCTCGTCGACGAACGCGGCCCGACGGAGATCGAGCGGCTCAACCGCGAGCGGATCGTGACCGTGCTGGGCAACCCGGAGAACCTCGCCCTGGGCGACGCCGTCGCGCTCGCGCAGGACATCATCAAGAGCGTCGACATGGCGCCGGGCTATTCGGTCGTGCTCTCCGGGCAGGCCAAGACCCTGGCCGAGACGGGCTACTACTTCGCGATCGCCTTCGGGCTGTCGGTGGTCTTCATGTTCCTGATCCTCGCCGCCCAGTTCGAGAGTTGGACGCAGCCGATCGCGATCTTGATGGCCCTGCCGGTCACGGTCCCCTTCGGCCTGCTCTCGCTCTACTTCTTCCGGACCCCGCTCGACCTGTACGCCATGTTCGGGCTCTTCATGCTGGTGGGCATCGTCAAGAAGAACGGCATCCTCCAGGTCGACGCGACCAACCAGCTGCGCGCCGCGGGGATGCCGCGGACGGAGGCGATCCTGGAGGCCAACAACACCCGCCTGCGGCCGATCCTGATGACCACGGTCATGCTGGTGGCCGCGATGGTCCCGATGGCCCTGGGCAGGGGCCCGGGCGCGGGGGCGCGGGCGAGCATGGCCAAGGTCATCATCGGCGGCCAGATGCTCTCGCTGATCCTGGCCCTGCTCGTCACGCCGGTCTTCTACGCCCTGCTCGACCAGCTCGTGAACCTCACCCGCCGGCTGGGCATCCGCTTCTCCGTCGAGCCCACCGCGGCCCGCGCCCCCGCGATCCCCGCCCCCCAGCCCAGCTGGGAGGCCGTCGAGAGCGTCCGCTGA